A part of Desulfomicrobium macestii genomic DNA contains:
- a CDS encoding ATP-binding protein, whose protein sequence is MATSSRILPTDVSGRLGRKLLLWILLGSTVFTVLGTVVQLTFDYRNDREAMLSQLEQIRTSRLSSLTSALWHLDEVQILVQLEGVLEMRDMMYAEVITPEGIRYFRGAQAEEKNLIVRKFPLQYRVLDRIDMIGTLVVAADKSALWRRLLDKSLVIGITQGVQIFLVAILVVFIFYMLVTRHLRRMALYTSGLTIDRLQEPLLLDKSSSRPDEIDIVVRAFNDMRENLLRDIKQREDAEKKLKEAEGYIRNILDSMPSILVSVDVDGRITQWNQQAVLKTGVSVEAAMGRQVTDVFPGAPVSMEQIRAAVNTNLPVKIPKVPRKNEDVVVEYVDVTVYPLMTNDVQGAVIRIDDATERVRLEEMLIQSEKMISVGGLAAGMAHEINNPLAGILQNGQVIRNRISPELPANRKLAEELGTDMELISTYFERRGCLRMMDSIMDSGLRAARIVENMLSFSRKNNLRMAEVDIPALLDRTLELAANDYDLKKQYDFRKIRIEREYEENLPLVHCEESKIQQVFFNLIRNGAQAMGSQDRPPCFILRVMGAGTEVRIEIEDNGPGMSEELRKRVFEPFFTTKRVGEGTGLGLSVSYFLIVENHGGRIDVESSPGKGSVFIIHLPLTPVDKTIGGAS, encoded by the coding sequence ATGGCGACCTCCTCAAGAATTCTTCCAACCGACGTCAGCGGTCGCCTGGGTCGCAAGCTGCTGCTCTGGATCCTTCTCGGGAGTACCGTGTTCACCGTGCTTGGAACGGTGGTGCAGCTCACTTTCGATTACCGCAACGACAGGGAAGCCATGCTTTCACAGCTGGAACAGATCCGCACATCGCGTTTGTCCAGCCTGACCAGCGCCCTGTGGCATCTGGACGAGGTGCAGATCCTGGTTCAGCTCGAAGGGGTTCTGGAGATGCGCGACATGATGTACGCCGAGGTCATCACTCCGGAAGGGATACGGTATTTTCGTGGCGCGCAGGCCGAGGAAAAGAACCTGATCGTTCGGAAGTTTCCTCTCCAGTACAGGGTGCTGGACCGCATCGACATGATCGGCACCCTCGTCGTGGCCGCCGACAAGAGCGCCTTGTGGCGCAGACTTCTGGACAAGAGCCTGGTCATCGGCATCACCCAGGGCGTGCAGATCTTCCTGGTGGCCATCCTTGTCGTTTTCATCTTTTACATGCTGGTCACGCGTCATTTGCGTCGGATGGCTCTCTACACTTCCGGACTGACCATCGACAGGCTGCAGGAGCCGCTCTTGCTGGACAAGTCCTCGTCCCGGCCCGACGAGATCGACATCGTGGTTCGCGCCTTCAACGACATGCGCGAAAACCTGCTCCGGGATATCAAGCAAAGGGAAGACGCCGAAAAGAAGCTCAAGGAGGCGGAAGGGTACATCCGCAACATTCTTGATTCGATGCCCTCGATCCTGGTCTCTGTCGATGTGGATGGACGTATCACCCAGTGGAACCAGCAGGCGGTGCTCAAAACCGGCGTTTCGGTGGAAGCTGCCATGGGCCGTCAGGTCACGGACGTATTTCCCGGGGCTCCGGTCAGCATGGAGCAGATCAGGGCTGCAGTGAACACCAACCTTCCGGTCAAGATACCCAAGGTGCCCAGGAAAAACGAAGACGTGGTGGTCGAATATGTGGATGTCACGGTCTATCCCCTGATGACCAACGACGTGCAGGGCGCGGTCATCCGTATTGACGATGCCACGGAACGGGTGCGGCTCGAAGAGATGCTCATCCAGTCGGAGAAAATGATTTCCGTAGGAGGCCTGGCTGCGGGCATGGCCCACGAGATCAACAATCCCCTGGCCGGAATTCTGCAAAACGGGCAGGTCATCAGGAACAGGATTTCCCCCGAGTTGCCCGCGAACAGGAAGCTGGCGGAAGAACTGGGCACGGACATGGAGCTGATCAGTACCTACTTCGAACGGCGTGGCTGCCTGCGTATGATGGACTCGATCATGGATTCGGGCTTGCGCGCGGCGCGGATCGTGGAGAACATGCTCTCTTTCAGCCGCAAGAACAATTTGCGCATGGCCGAGGTCGACATTCCGGCTCTCCTGGACCGCACTCTCGAGCTTGCGGCCAATGACTACGATCTCAAAAAGCAGTACGACTTTCGAAAGATCAGGATCGAGCGCGAGTACGAGGAGAATCTGCCGCTGGTCCATTGCGAGGAAAGCAAGATCCAGCAGGTCTTTTTCAACCTGATCCGCAACGGGGCCCAAGCCATGGGTTCCCAGGACCGTCCTCCCTGTTTCATCCTGCGCGTCATGGGCGCCGGCACGGAGGTTCGGATCGAGATCGAGGACAACGGGCCGGGCATGTCCGAAGAGTTGCGCAAGAGGGTTTTCGAGCCGTTTTTCACCACCAAGCGGGTGGGGGAAGGCACCGGCCTTGGCCTCTCGGTTTCCTATTTCCTGATAGTTGAAAACCATGGCGGCAGGATCGATGTGGAATCCAGCCCCGGCAAGGGTTCCGTCTTCATCATCCATCTGCCTCTCACTCCGGTGGATAAAACCATCGGCGGAGCTTCATGA
- a CDS encoding DUF554 domain-containing protein, with protein sequence MVFPLGSVINALAILVGGALGLLLHGRLPEKMRQVVFQGLGLCVLVIGMQMALQGKNGLLVVLSVLIGGVMGEALRLEDRFAGLASKLKGLVRSNNTRFVDGMVNASLIYCIGAMAILGSFDEGIRGDHSILFTKALLDGFASIALASTYGAGVLFSALPVLVYQGLLTLFAGSFQSYFSDYLIAQLTATGGTLILGIGINLLGLTAIRLSSLLPSLVVIVILSIIFP encoded by the coding sequence ATGGTTTTTCCCCTCGGTTCGGTGATCAACGCGCTGGCCATTTTGGTCGGTGGCGCTTTGGGGCTGCTTTTGCATGGCCGTTTGCCGGAAAAAATGCGGCAGGTCGTTTTTCAGGGCCTCGGGCTTTGCGTTCTGGTCATCGGCATGCAGATGGCTCTGCAGGGAAAGAACGGGCTGCTTGTGGTTCTTAGCGTCCTTATCGGCGGGGTGATGGGCGAGGCCCTGCGGCTCGAAGACCGCTTTGCGGGCCTGGCCAGCAAGCTCAAGGGTCTGGTGCGCTCAAACAACACCCGTTTCGTGGACGGCATGGTCAACGCGTCCCTGATCTACTGCATCGGTGCCATGGCCATTCTCGGCTCTTTTGACGAGGGCATTCGAGGCGATCACTCTATCCTTTTCACCAAGGCGCTTTTGGACGGATTCGCCTCCATCGCCCTGGCTTCGACCTACGGTGCGGGGGTGCTCTTTTCCGCCTTGCCGGTCCTTGTCTACCAGGGCCTTCTGACCCTTTTCGCCGGGTCCTTTCAGTCGTATTTTTCGGATTATCTCATCGCCCAGCTCACGGCCACCGGCGGGACCCTGATTCTTGGCATAGGCATCAACCTGCTGGGGCTGACGGCCATTCGCCTATCCAGCCTGCTGCCGTCCCTGGTCGTGATCGTCATCCTCTCCATCATTTTTCCGTAA